A portion of the Streptomyces sp. YPW6 genome contains these proteins:
- a CDS encoding DsbA family protein: MSENTPANGKTPVDFWFDPLCPWAWMTSRWMLEVEKVRDVEVRWHVMSLAVLNEDKLDELPEEYRDMLENQAWGPVRVVIAAQQLHGDDVVGPLYTALGTRFHNNGEGPTREAVAAALKDVGLPGDLAEYADRDTYDTELRASHKEGIEKVGQEVGTPVIAVPGADGEQIAFFGPVVTPAPKGEEAAKLWDGTLLVASIPGFYEIKRTRTQGPIFD; this comes from the coding sequence ATGTCAGAGAACACCCCGGCGAACGGCAAGACCCCGGTCGATTTCTGGTTCGACCCGCTCTGCCCCTGGGCGTGGATGACCTCGCGCTGGATGCTGGAGGTGGAGAAGGTCCGCGACGTCGAGGTCCGCTGGCACGTGATGAGCCTGGCCGTCCTCAACGAGGACAAGCTGGACGAGCTGCCGGAGGAGTACCGGGACATGCTGGAGAACCAGGCCTGGGGCCCGGTCCGGGTCGTCATCGCCGCCCAGCAGCTCCACGGCGACGATGTGGTCGGCCCCCTCTACACCGCGCTCGGCACCCGCTTCCACAACAACGGCGAAGGCCCCACCCGCGAGGCCGTGGCTGCCGCGCTGAAGGACGTCGGCCTGCCCGGGGACCTTGCCGAGTACGCCGACCGGGACACGTACGACACCGAGCTGCGCGCCTCCCACAAGGAAGGCATCGAGAAGGTGGGCCAGGAGGTCGGCACCCCGGTCATCGCGGTCCCCGGCGCGGACGGCGAGCAGATCGCCTTCTTCGGCCCGGTGGTCACCCCGGCCCCCAAGGGCGAGGAGGCGGCGAAGCTCTGGGACGGCACGCTGCTGGTCGCGTCCATTCCCGGCTTCTACGAGATCAAGCGGACCCGGACGCAGGGCCCGATCTTCGACTGA
- a CDS encoding VOC family protein codes for MRIAPEMITIDCADPQALAAWWAEALGLEDTQDYDGFVVLAATPLVLGFQRVPEPKPGKNRVHIDFSSPDRPADVERLAKLGATVLGEQSMQGMTWTVLKDPEGNEFCLADAGSH; via the coding sequence ATGCGAATCGCACCGGAGATGATCACGATCGACTGCGCCGACCCCCAGGCCCTGGCCGCCTGGTGGGCCGAGGCGCTCGGCCTCGAGGACACCCAGGACTACGACGGGTTCGTCGTCCTCGCTGCCACCCCGCTGGTCCTCGGCTTCCAGCGGGTGCCCGAGCCCAAGCCCGGCAAGAACCGGGTGCACATCGACTTCTCCTCACCCGACCGCCCGGCCGATGTGGAGCGCCTGGCGAAGCTGGGTGCGACGGTCCTCGGCGAGCAGTCGATGCAGGGGATGACCTGGACGGTCCTGAAGGACCCGGAGGGCAACGAGTTCTGTCTGGCGGACGCGGGCAGTCACTGA
- a CDS encoding NCS2 family permease, with translation MHASPTSPPPADAKPAASGSAVDRFFRISERGSTYLREIRGGFATFFTMAYILVLNPIILGSAEDKFGEQLDSVQLVTATALVAAVMTLIMGVGGNLPLALAAGLGINAVVAFQIAPLMSWADAMGLIVLEGVLICVLVMTGLREAIMHAIPQPLKQAISVGIGLFIAFIGFVDAGFVTRIPDAANSTVPVQLGTGTLTGWPMLVFCLGVLLTIVLVARKVKGAILLSIVLMTALAIVINEIADIRAWGLTSPSIPGNPVAAPDFGLLFQFDLLGSFGQVSVLTVVLLVFTLILSDFFDTMGTVVGVTAEAGLLDERGQVPGLGRVLLIDGAAAVVGGATSSSSATTYIESAAGVGEGARTGFANLVTGGLFALALFLTPVLTIVPMQAAAPALVVVGFLMMTQVKHIDWDRYDVAIPAFLTIVVMPFTYSITNGIGAGFVAYVVIKACLGKAREVHWLLWGTAALFLVYFLIDPLEQVLGMK, from the coding sequence ATGCACGCCAGTCCGACCAGCCCACCACCGGCCGACGCGAAGCCCGCAGCATCGGGGAGCGCCGTCGACCGGTTCTTCCGCATCAGTGAACGCGGCTCGACCTACCTGCGGGAGATACGTGGTGGATTCGCCACGTTCTTCACGATGGCATACATCCTCGTGCTCAACCCGATCATCCTCGGCAGCGCCGAGGACAAGTTCGGTGAGCAGCTGGACAGCGTGCAGTTGGTGACCGCCACCGCTCTGGTCGCCGCGGTGATGACGCTGATCATGGGCGTGGGCGGCAACCTGCCCCTCGCCCTGGCGGCGGGCCTGGGGATCAACGCCGTCGTGGCCTTCCAGATCGCGCCCCTGATGAGCTGGGCGGACGCGATGGGGCTCATCGTGCTGGAGGGGGTCTTGATCTGCGTCCTGGTGATGACCGGGTTGCGTGAGGCGATCATGCACGCCATCCCGCAACCCCTGAAGCAGGCGATCAGCGTCGGCATCGGTCTGTTCATCGCCTTCATCGGCTTCGTGGACGCCGGGTTCGTCACCCGCATCCCCGACGCCGCGAACTCCACCGTGCCCGTGCAGCTCGGCACCGGCACGCTCACCGGCTGGCCCATGCTCGTCTTCTGCCTCGGCGTGCTCCTGACGATCGTCCTGGTCGCCCGGAAGGTGAAGGGCGCGATCCTCCTCAGCATCGTCCTGATGACCGCCCTCGCCATCGTGATCAACGAGATCGCCGACATCAGGGCCTGGGGCCTGACGTCGCCCTCGATCCCCGGCAACCCCGTCGCCGCGCCCGACTTCGGGCTGCTGTTCCAGTTCGATCTGCTCGGATCGTTCGGTCAGGTCAGTGTGCTGACGGTCGTCCTGCTCGTCTTCACCCTGATCCTGTCCGACTTCTTCGACACGATGGGCACCGTCGTGGGTGTGACGGCGGAGGCCGGCCTTCTCGACGAGCGGGGCCAGGTGCCCGGTCTCGGGCGCGTCCTGCTCATCGACGGTGCTGCCGCCGTCGTCGGTGGCGCCACGTCCTCGTCGTCGGCCACCACCTACATCGAGTCGGCGGCGGGTGTCGGCGAAGGGGCCCGCACCGGCTTCGCGAACCTGGTCACCGGTGGGCTGTTCGCGCTCGCCCTCTTCCTGACGCCCGTGCTGACCATCGTGCCGATGCAGGCGGCCGCGCCCGCCCTCGTCGTGGTCGGGTTCCTCATGATGACCCAGGTCAAGCACATCGACTGGGACCGCTACGACGTCGCCATCCCGGCCTTCCTCACCATCGTCGTCATGCCGTTCACCTACTCGATCACCAACGGCATCGGCGCCGGTTTCGTCGCCTACGTGGTCATCAAGGCGTGCCTGGGCAAGGCGCGCGAGGTCCACTGGCTGCTGTGGGGCACCGCGGCGCTCTTCCTCGTCTACTTCCTCATCGATCCGCTGGAGCAGGTGCTCGGGATGAAGTGA
- a CDS encoding helix-turn-helix transcriptional regulator, protein MAPGHVAYGMRASFGTSHITPEHVIAWERGTHVPDAGELTALAGALWCRPSELMGHPGTLLEHRIARGVSAEDVARATGLTLDAYLRMEEAGRWTGDKRQSAKLGEVLRLPPRDFIAITRLEEELARLLTEAVSTRWQAHIRAIAKLVSMDRRDLKAPLQAMEQDYQALMTATLSRAGGTTASGEDGRRYLENIVDHFWSRVPGSS, encoded by the coding sequence ATGGCCCCCGGTCATGTCGCCTACGGCATGCGCGCGTCCTTCGGCACCTCGCACATCACCCCCGAGCACGTGATCGCCTGGGAACGCGGGACCCACGTCCCGGACGCGGGTGAACTGACGGCCCTGGCAGGCGCGTTGTGGTGCCGGCCCAGTGAACTGATGGGCCACCCGGGCACCTTGCTCGAACACCGCATCGCGCGGGGCGTCTCGGCGGAGGACGTCGCACGCGCCACGGGCCTGACCCTCGACGCGTACCTGCGCATGGAGGAGGCCGGCCGGTGGACCGGCGACAAACGGCAGTCCGCCAAGCTCGGCGAGGTCCTCCGCCTGCCCCCGCGCGACTTCATCGCGATCACCAGGCTGGAGGAGGAGCTGGCCCGCCTCCTCACCGAGGCGGTCTCCACCCGCTGGCAGGCCCACATCCGTGCCATCGCCAAGCTGGTCTCCATGGACCGCCGCGACCTGAAGGCCCCGCTGCAGGCCATGGAACAGGACTACCAGGCCCTGATGACGGCCACCCTGAGCCGGGCGGGCGGCACCACCGCATCCGGCGAGGACGGCCGCCGCTACCTCGAGAACATCGTCGACCACTTCTGGAGCCGGGTGCCGGGGTCGTCGTAG
- a CDS encoding GNAT family N-acetyltransferase: MPAEPAPVRALRPATRADLPAVLALLADEERVVDPADVTVTEAYEQAFAAIDADPRNEVLVLVEDADEQVGGMVVGCLQATYIPGLGQGGAERALIEAVRIRGDRRGGGLGRILMERAIARARARGCGLVQLTSGKQRDQAHRFYAGLGFTRSHDGFKLTFQGSPPPVPPPCPTSPSGCGA, from the coding sequence ATGCCTGCCGAGCCCGCCCCCGTACGCGCCCTGCGTCCCGCGACCCGCGCAGACCTGCCCGCAGTACTGGCTCTGCTCGCCGATGAGGAGCGGGTGGTGGACCCGGCGGACGTCACGGTCACGGAGGCATACGAGCAGGCCTTCGCGGCGATCGACGCGGACCCGCGCAACGAGGTGCTGGTCCTGGTCGAGGATGCCGACGAGCAGGTCGGCGGGATGGTTGTCGGGTGTCTGCAGGCGACGTACATTCCCGGGCTCGGTCAAGGAGGTGCCGAGCGGGCCCTGATCGAGGCCGTCCGGATTCGTGGCGACCGGCGGGGCGGCGGGCTGGGCCGGATCCTGATGGAGCGGGCGATCGCGCGGGCCCGTGCGCGGGGCTGCGGGCTGGTCCAGTTGACGAGCGGCAAGCAGCGCGACCAGGCGCACCGCTTCTACGCCGGACTCGGCTTCACCCGCAGCCACGACGGGTTCAAGCTCACGTTCCAGGGCTCGCCGCCTCCAGTTCCGCCACCGTGCCCGACATCACCGTCCGGATGTGGCGCGTGA
- a CDS encoding YwqJ-related putative deaminase has translation MNEAHGQRGLLIVGYTIPDGVDTMLDVVGVGWPNVDEDAYRDMADALREFAEDAEDDGVAAHRHIQQLLLSGQSESLAALDTHWSKVQSKHKDLAKAARLIAGALDRVADLIVARKIAAVGELADLCATVGITLAFAPVTAGLSTLLAGAKIAATRIAFKRILKEMAEAAVAEIVATLTEPAVAAIEDVVADLAIQAALNVAGAQDGVDVDQAVRAGVGGLRLNSAAGATGPGPGPGAGPVIDYDAHARTGMSLAGVQISMREKTGGKLTKAKGHHGRAKGKDSLTAVLDTTIDGVTDRLGKALKDLGDHVGNTLPNSISKSSKIHKETDQDVRDGIKKIQSGSGRDDGAGRGGAGGGGRNGGGGGTPGGESHGRPISPQPAWHGRSAGKMKHHRRDALDVSHLSEEQQRAALVRETRRLADNARDQEAGHNPPGKDRLVKSCAGGLLHEGTLTSHSSSTKRHGQTLLETHPALQSVVDRVEREIRADNENPGAGHGKCAEIALVSDRLHGIEERDRAAISTEEDIRRVMKGARVYSLQIGEQDSPTGFKDHGDYKEPCRSCSRILPLIGVTAHT, from the coding sequence ATGAATGAGGCGCACGGCCAACGGGGGTTGCTGATCGTGGGTTACACCATTCCGGACGGCGTTGACACCATGCTCGACGTAGTCGGTGTCGGCTGGCCCAATGTCGACGAAGACGCGTACCGCGACATGGCGGATGCTCTGAGGGAATTCGCGGAGGATGCGGAGGACGACGGAGTCGCCGCGCACCGGCATATCCAACAGCTACTCCTCAGCGGACAGAGCGAATCACTGGCCGCTCTTGATACGCACTGGTCGAAAGTGCAGAGCAAGCACAAGGACCTCGCGAAGGCCGCCCGGCTCATTGCGGGTGCGCTTGATCGGGTCGCGGACCTGATTGTGGCCCGGAAGATCGCGGCTGTCGGGGAGTTAGCCGACCTCTGCGCCACCGTGGGTATCACACTCGCCTTCGCTCCTGTGACAGCCGGCCTGTCAACCCTTCTGGCGGGGGCGAAGATCGCGGCCACTCGTATCGCGTTCAAGAGGATCCTCAAGGAGATGGCAGAAGCTGCCGTCGCGGAGATCGTGGCCACTCTCACGGAGCCCGCGGTCGCCGCGATCGAGGATGTCGTTGCGGACCTGGCCATCCAGGCCGCGCTGAATGTGGCCGGGGCACAGGACGGGGTTGATGTCGACCAGGCGGTACGTGCGGGCGTTGGGGGGCTCCGGCTCAACTCCGCAGCGGGAGCAACCGGCCCTGGCCCTGGGCCCGGAGCCGGTCCGGTCATCGACTACGACGCGCACGCCCGTACGGGCATGAGTCTGGCCGGTGTCCAGATATCCATGCGTGAGAAGACCGGCGGAAAGCTCACGAAGGCCAAGGGGCACCACGGCCGGGCCAAGGGAAAGGACTCGCTGACCGCGGTCCTCGACACCACCATCGACGGCGTGACCGACAGACTCGGCAAGGCGCTGAAAGACCTTGGAGACCATGTCGGGAATACGTTGCCCAACTCGATCTCCAAGAGCTCGAAGATTCACAAAGAAACCGACCAGGACGTTCGCGACGGGATCAAGAAGATCCAGTCCGGTTCCGGCAGGGACGACGGTGCCGGCCGCGGGGGAGCCGGGGGCGGTGGTCGCAACGGTGGAGGGGGCGGCACACCCGGCGGCGAATCCCATGGGAGGCCGATCAGTCCGCAGCCCGCCTGGCACGGCAGAAGCGCCGGCAAGATGAAACACCATCGGCGCGACGCGCTCGATGTCAGTCACCTCAGTGAGGAGCAGCAACGGGCCGCCCTGGTGCGTGAGACGCGTCGCCTGGCGGACAATGCCCGTGACCAGGAGGCGGGGCACAACCCGCCCGGCAAGGACCGGCTGGTGAAATCCTGCGCGGGAGGGCTGCTGCATGAAGGAACCCTGACGAGTCACTCCAGCTCCACGAAGCGGCACGGACAGACGCTCTTGGAAACCCATCCCGCGCTCCAAAGTGTGGTCGACCGAGTGGAGAGGGAGATCCGAGCGGACAATGAGAACCCGGGAGCGGGGCATGGAAAGTGTGCCGAGATCGCGCTTGTGTCAGATCGGCTCCATGGCATAGAAGAAAGAGACAGGGCTGCGATAAGCACGGAAGAGGACATTCGAAGGGTCATGAAAGGCGCGCGTGTCTACTCTCTTCAGATCGGAGAGCAGGACTCTCCCACGGGATTCAAGGACCACGGTGACTACAAAGAGCCTTGTCGATCCTGCTCCAGGATTCTTCCGCTGATCGGCGTCACTGCGCACACCTAG
- a CDS encoding SUKH-3 domain-containing protein, translated as MDAWLTEAGWYPGRDAVREAAEAVANVTDRYRAYGVDIEPSAAALAFIREHISLRAVIDTAPENFAIFTPHLVFKGDAEEIAELAGDLGVKLFPVGYDTYDGSTILMDESGRFFFSHHTGSYYLGSEKYEALISLMSSKMDDAEDYFV; from the coding sequence GTGGACGCGTGGCTGACGGAGGCCGGGTGGTACCCAGGGCGGGATGCTGTGCGAGAGGCGGCGGAGGCTGTCGCGAATGTGACCGATCGTTACCGCGCCTACGGAGTGGACATCGAACCCTCCGCGGCAGCGCTCGCCTTTATCCGTGAGCACATCTCCCTCCGAGCGGTCATCGACACCGCCCCGGAGAACTTCGCGATCTTCACCCCGCACCTTGTGTTCAAGGGGGATGCCGAGGAGATTGCCGAGCTGGCCGGAGACCTGGGCGTCAAGCTGTTCCCAGTCGGGTATGACACCTATGACGGATCCACCATTCTCATGGATGAATCCGGTCGATTCTTCTTCTCTCATCACACTGGTTCCTACTATCTGGGCAGTGAAAAGTACGAAGCCTTGATAAGTCTTATGTCCAGCAAAATGGATGATGCGGAGGATTACTTTGTCTGA
- a CDS encoding YwqJ-related putative deaminase — MSDLIPGVAASLLAHGEIFSHTSLGGDEQPDLHPAVREFFDALPVAQRESFMGYCAESALISDQLWSLDRQRVDGGTSTLDDGAVHLESAVLVAQKIRGHGDPEHGAPAQVCRSCSALLDRLRVTTMDT; from the coding sequence TTGTCTGACTTGATTCCAGGCGTTGCCGCGTCGCTGCTTGCTCACGGGGAGATCTTCAGTCACACCAGCCTCGGTGGTGACGAGCAGCCCGATCTGCACCCGGCTGTGCGAGAATTCTTCGACGCGCTTCCCGTAGCGCAACGCGAATCCTTCATGGGCTACTGCGCCGAGTCCGCGTTGATCTCGGACCAACTGTGGAGCCTGGATCGCCAACGCGTCGATGGTGGAACGAGCACCCTCGACGACGGCGCGGTTCACCTCGAGAGCGCCGTCCTTGTCGCACAGAAGATCCGAGGCCACGGAGACCCCGAGCACGGTGCACCGGCGCAGGTGTGCCGCTCGTGCTCGGCGCTGCTCGACCGTCTCCGCGTCACCACGATGGATACATGA
- a CDS encoding SUKH-3 domain-containing protein, giving the protein MTANRDALTAAGWHDGRDVRDDAMSAALKTIALVEPVADGAAWVLFPAAEQALRAFYGLRISPTGPGRAVAATGCVVDPTEARSALRSFSLLGESLGSRLFPLGRTDTDALLAVDEQGRLFSIDHGGRWLLGDTVREGLTALSGGDAPHRITARRWVWTAPSTSGGTPLLDAVRTALVAVYVLHHRQVYSARELRLTVTALRGIGTETLDRAIPLPGGSLEDAAEPLVAAAAALIESEGATELGSELKVSVGGPPLTTAPLSSVACSVRTGHYAATPTEMELSLSAGMGASVGRAGAAVRLCAEDLGRYTRQADTDR; this is encoded by the coding sequence ATGACAGCGAACCGCGACGCACTGACGGCCGCCGGATGGCACGACGGCCGTGACGTCAGGGACGACGCGATGTCAGCCGCTCTCAAGACGATCGCGCTCGTCGAGCCGGTGGCTGATGGAGCTGCCTGGGTACTGTTTCCGGCAGCGGAACAGGCCTTGCGCGCGTTCTACGGACTGCGTATATCCCCGACGGGGCCGGGGCGTGCCGTGGCGGCCACCGGATGCGTTGTCGACCCCACCGAGGCGCGAAGCGCCTTGAGATCGTTCTCGTTGCTCGGCGAGTCCCTGGGCTCCCGGCTGTTTCCGCTCGGCCGCACGGACACGGACGCGCTGCTTGCGGTCGATGAGCAGGGGCGTCTCTTCTCGATCGACCACGGCGGTCGCTGGCTGCTCGGAGACACCGTGCGTGAGGGGCTCACAGCGCTGTCGGGAGGTGACGCACCTCACCGGATCACTGCTCGCCGGTGGGTATGGACGGCACCGTCGACGTCCGGAGGAACTCCGCTGCTCGATGCTGTCCGGACCGCGCTGGTGGCCGTGTATGTCTTGCACCACCGGCAGGTCTACAGCGCCCGCGAACTGCGCCTCACGGTCACTGCGCTGCGGGGCATCGGCACGGAGACCCTGGACCGAGCCATCCCGTTGCCCGGGGGGTCGCTGGAGGACGCTGCAGAACCTCTGGTGGCTGCGGCAGCGGCGCTGATCGAGTCCGAAGGGGCCACCGAACTGGGCAGTGAACTGAAGGTGAGCGTTGGCGGGCCGCCGCTCACCACCGCCCCGCTGTCGTCTGTCGCCTGCTCTGTGCGTACGGGGCACTACGCCGCGACGCCAACGGAGATGGAGCTCTCGTTGTCTGCAGGTATGGGAGCCTCGGTGGGCCGAGCCGGCGCAGCCGTTCGCCTCTGTGCCGAGGATCTGGGGCGATACACCCGGCAGGCGGACACCGATCGGTAG
- a CDS encoding CatB-related O-acetyltransferase has protein sequence MSSAPAPVPADPTVLHPMPGQPRVVQLKPLVTSELIEVGDHSYYDDPEHATEFETRNVLYHYGPERLVIGKFCALATGVRFIMNGSNHRMDGPSTFPFPTLGGSWTDHFDLLTGLPDRGDTVIGNDVWIGYEAVIMPGVRIGHGAIVSARSVVVSDVPDYGIVGGNPARLIRTRYEEADIARLLAVAWWDWPAEHLTRHIRTVMSGTVAELEAAAPGQ, from the coding sequence ATGAGTTCTGCCCCCGCGCCCGTCCCGGCGGACCCCACCGTCCTGCACCCGATGCCCGGCCAGCCGCGCGTGGTCCAGCTGAAACCGCTGGTCACCTCGGAGCTGATCGAGGTCGGTGACCACTCGTACTACGACGACCCCGAGCATGCCACGGAGTTCGAGACCCGCAACGTGCTGTACCACTACGGTCCGGAGCGCCTGGTGATCGGCAAGTTCTGCGCGCTGGCGACGGGGGTGCGGTTCATCATGAACGGCTCCAACCACCGGATGGACGGCCCGTCCACGTTCCCCTTCCCCACGCTCGGCGGCTCCTGGACCGACCACTTCGACCTGCTGACGGGCCTCCCCGACCGGGGTGACACGGTGATCGGCAACGACGTCTGGATCGGCTACGAGGCGGTGATCATGCCGGGCGTCCGCATCGGTCACGGCGCGATCGTCAGCGCCCGGTCCGTGGTCGTCTCGGACGTCCCGGACTACGGCATCGTCGGCGGCAACCCGGCCCGCCTGATCCGTACCCGCTACGAGGAGGCGGACATCGCACGCCTGCTGGCGGTGGCCTGGTGGGACTGGCCGGCGGAACACCTCACGCGCCACATCCGGACGGTGATGTCGGGCACGGTGGCGGAGCTGGAGGCGGCGGCGCCGGGGCAGTAG
- a CDS encoding DUF2071 domain-containing protein, giving the protein MIRSRLSSVIERRLLVNYRVDPHVAATLLPAPLRPQLVRGQAVAGICLLRIGGVRPVWAPAATGLTSENAAHRIAVEWDGPDGVEQGVYIPRRDTASRLNAFAGGRIYPGEHGRADFTVREDPDAVRVAFAARDGEVEVDATVEPAEDLRGSGLFADLAEASEFFRRGSRGLSPNAGGTHLDVLELSTDAWKVTAGRPRHVRSSFFEDLDRFPPGSAVLDSALVMRGVAADWSRGEPFRVGGRGGVA; this is encoded by the coding sequence GTGATCCGTTCCCGGCTCTCCAGCGTCATCGAGCGCCGCCTCCTGGTGAACTACCGGGTGGACCCGCACGTCGCGGCGACCCTGCTGCCCGCGCCACTGCGGCCCCAACTGGTGCGCGGCCAGGCGGTGGCCGGTATCTGCCTGCTCCGGATCGGCGGCGTCCGCCCCGTGTGGGCCCCGGCCGCGACCGGCCTGACCAGCGAGAACGCGGCGCACCGGATCGCCGTCGAGTGGGACGGCCCGGACGGCGTCGAGCAGGGCGTGTACATCCCTCGCCGCGACACCGCCTCCCGCCTGAACGCCTTCGCGGGCGGCCGGATCTACCCGGGCGAGCACGGCCGCGCGGACTTCACCGTGCGGGAGGACCCCGACGCCGTACGGGTGGCCTTCGCGGCCCGGGACGGCGAGGTGGAGGTGGACGCCACGGTGGAACCGGCCGAGGACCTGCGCGGCAGCGGCCTGTTCGCGGACCTGGCGGAGGCGTCGGAGTTCTTCCGCCGGGGCAGCCGGGGCCTCTCCCCCAACGCGGGCGGCACGCACCTGGACGTCCTCGAACTGTCCACGGACGCCTGGAAGGTGACGGCGGGACGCCCGCGCCACGTCCGCTCCTCCTTCTTCGAGGACCTGGACCGCTTCCCGCCGGGCAGCGCGGTGCTGGACAGCGCGCTGGTGATGCGGGGCGTGGCGGCCGACTGGTCGCGAGGGGAGCCGTTCCGGGTGGGGGGCCGGGGCGGGGTGGCGTAG
- a CDS encoding metalloregulator ArsR/SmtB family transcription factor, translated as MESPAVPAAAPPDDEASAFRALADPTRRQILEDLRGGELAAGEIASRFSISAPSISRHLGVLKGAGLVTERRDANRILYSLAQDRLALCVGRFLSTVCPEQIVLRNTTWRSAPEGDAS; from the coding sequence ATGGAATCACCCGCCGTTCCGGCCGCCGCTCCGCCCGATGACGAGGCGAGCGCCTTCCGCGCGCTCGCCGATCCCACCCGGCGCCAGATTCTGGAGGACCTGCGGGGCGGCGAACTGGCCGCCGGGGAGATCGCGAGCCGGTTCTCGATCAGCGCTCCGTCCATCTCGCGCCACTTGGGGGTACTGAAGGGGGCCGGGCTCGTCACGGAGCGCCGGGACGCCAACCGCATCCTCTATTCGCTCGCCCAGGACCGGCTGGCGCTGTGCGTGGGCCGTTTCCTCAGCACGGTCTGCCCCGAGCAGATCGTGCTCCGCAACACCACGTGGCGCTCCGCACCGGAAGGAGACGCCTCGTGA
- a CDS encoding superoxide dismutase, whose product MATYTLPELPYDYAALEPVINPQIIELHHDKHHAAYVKGANDTLEQLEEARDKEAWGAINGLQKNLAFHLSGHILHSIYWHNMTGDGGGEPLAADGVGDLADAITESFGSYAGFKSQLTKAAATTQGSGWGVLAYEPVSGKLIVEQVYDHQGNVGQGSVPILVFDAWEHAFYLQYKNQKVDFIEAMWQVVNWQDVAKRYAAAKERADVLLLAP is encoded by the coding sequence ATGGCCACGTACACGCTCCCGGAACTCCCGTACGACTACGCGGCGCTCGAACCGGTCATCAATCCGCAGATCATCGAGCTGCACCACGACAAGCACCACGCCGCGTACGTCAAGGGTGCGAACGACACCCTGGAGCAGCTGGAAGAGGCCCGCGACAAGGAGGCCTGGGGAGCGATCAACGGCCTCCAGAAGAACCTCGCGTTCCACCTCTCCGGCCACATCCTGCACTCGATCTACTGGCACAACATGACCGGCGACGGCGGCGGCGAGCCCCTCGCGGCGGACGGCGTGGGCGACCTCGCCGACGCGATCACCGAGTCCTTCGGCTCCTACGCGGGCTTCAAGTCCCAGCTGACGAAAGCCGCGGCCACCACGCAGGGTTCGGGCTGGGGCGTGCTCGCGTACGAGCCCGTCAGCGGCAAGCTGATCGTCGAGCAGGTCTACGACCACCAGGGCAACGTCGGCCAGGGCTCGGTCCCGATCCTCGTCTTCGACGCCTGGGAGCACGCCTTCTACCTGCAGTACAAGAACCAGAAGGTGGACTTCATCGAGGCGATGTGGCAGGTCGTCAACTGGCAGGACGTGGCGAAGCGTTACGCCGCCGCCAAGGAGCGCGCGGACGTGCTGCTGCTCGCCCCCTGA